One Picrophilus oshimae DSM 9789 genomic region harbors:
- a CDS encoding 30S ribosomal protein S9, translating to MSDYIIKVGKRKTAIARAIIRKGSGKFLINGYPIELYPIEILREKMLEPIRILGDRSKEIDIDVNVHGGGNTGQADATRTAMAKAIIEYFKDSDLEAEIRAYDRSMLVNDVRRKMPKKPMGYGARAKRQKSYR from the coding sequence ATGAGTGATTACATAATAAAGGTTGGAAAGAGAAAGACGGCCATTGCAAGGGCAATCATAAGAAAGGGCAGTGGCAAATTCCTTATAAATGGGTATCCAATTGAATTGTATCCAATAGAAATACTAAGGGAAAAGATGCTGGAGCCAATAAGGATACTTGGCGACAGATCAAAAGAAATAGACATTGATGTAAACGTCCATGGCGGTGGCAACACAGGACAGGCCGACGCAACAAGGACCGCAATGGCAAAGGCAATAATAGAATACTTTAAGGACAGCGATCTTGAGGCTGAGATAAGGGCGTATGATAGGTCAATGCTGGTAAATGATGTGAGAAGGAAGATGCCGAAAAAGCCAATGGGCTATGGTGCTAGGGCAAAGAGGCAGAAATCATACAGGTGA
- a CDS encoding 50S ribosomal protein L18e, with amino-acid sequence MSVKVEKKTDSYLKDTIQKLLERSRESGSVFWRDIAIRLSSSRKNYATVNLGKLQRITSDDDIIVIPGYLLSSGVFNKKIKVSAFKISEKALKKLNDAGSEFVNLVDLASENPKGTNIKIIR; translated from the coding sequence ATGTCGGTCAAAGTAGAGAAGAAGACGGACTCGTATCTAAAGGATACGATTCAAAAGCTTCTTGAAAGATCGAGAGAATCTGGCTCTGTGTTCTGGAGGGATATAGCCATAAGGCTCTCATCTTCAAGAAAGAATTATGCAACCGTTAATCTTGGAAAATTGCAGAGGATTACATCAGATGATGATATTATAGTAATACCTGGATATTTGTTATCATCCGGTGTCTTCAATAAAAAGATAAAGGTTTCAGCGTTTAAAATCTCTGAGAAGGCGTTGAAAAAGTTAAATGATGCAGGCTCCGAGTTTGTAAATCTTGTGGATCTTGCATCTGAGAATCCAAAGGGAACCAATATAAAGATAATAAGGTGA
- a CDS encoding FkbM family methyltransferase, with product MNIRLTYTNAKLIHRHLGISYPELAIYYISKREGSKSVSVNYNSANVRFSDLSNIARLLENEWKIIQTSEKLITFRSPDDVIITCRCNVGYDFGHLVEIFLEKSYGSDFNNKNIIDIGASNGDSAIYFAKKGAKRVVCLEPDTRSFELAVNNLKASKVEDRVTILNKALSNKDGEIKLFVYDMNPNANSVDKSNMVHLKDTMHEETVESITVKDVIGMFEGEQIDLLKMDCEGCKYSVLRNLDAESYKKIKSIVMEYHNGLQFLKGLLESYGFNVEVKAGNDKIGYISANRVRLLN from the coding sequence ATGAATATAAGATTAACTTACACAAATGCAAAACTAATTCACAGGCATCTAGGAATATCATATCCAGAGCTTGCCATTTATTACATTAGCAAGCGGGAAGGCTCAAAGAGTGTAAGCGTAAATTATAATTCGGCCAATGTGAGATTTTCAGATTTGTCAAATATCGCCAGACTACTTGAAAATGAGTGGAAAATTATTCAGACTTCAGAAAAACTGATTACATTTCGTTCTCCCGATGATGTTATTATAACGTGTAGATGTAACGTTGGATATGACTTTGGGCATTTAGTAGAAATTTTTTTAGAAAAATCCTATGGATCTGATTTCAATAATAAGAACATTATAGATATTGGTGCAAGCAATGGTGATTCAGCAATATATTTTGCTAAGAAAGGGGCAAAGCGTGTTGTGTGTCTGGAGCCAGATACGAGAAGTTTTGAACTAGCCGTTAATAATTTAAAAGCATCAAAAGTTGAAGATCGCGTTACTATCCTGAATAAGGCACTAAGTAACAAAGATGGAGAGATTAAATTATTTGTGTATGATATGAATCCAAATGCTAATTCTGTTGATAAAAGCAACATGGTACATCTCAAAGATACGATGCATGAGGAGACCGTTGAGTCAATAACGGTAAAAGACGTAATCGGTATGTTTGAAGGTGAGCAAATAGATCTACTGAAGATGGATTGTGAAGGATGTAAATACTCTGTTTTAAGAAATTTAGATGCTGAGTCATATAAGAAAATTAAAAGCATAGTTATGGAATATCATAATGGTTTACAATTCTTAAAAGGGCTCCTTGAGTCATACGGTTTTAATGTTGAGGTAAAGGCCGGTAATGATAAAATAGGTTATATCAGTGCAAACAGGGTAAGATTATTAAACTGA
- a CDS encoding DNA-directed RNA polymerase subunit N: MIIPVRCFSCGRVIASDYVRFTEACTKIINETGREPRGEEKAKILDDLGVKRYCCRRMILSHKDLIDEVLPY; encoded by the coding sequence ATGATAATACCGGTAAGGTGTTTTAGCTGTGGCCGTGTAATAGCGTCCGATTATGTACGATTCACGGAGGCCTGCACAAAGATAATAAATGAAACCGGTCGCGAGCCCAGGGGCGAGGAAAAGGCAAAGATTCTTGACGATCTTGGCGTTAAAAGATACTGCTGCAGGAGAATGATACTTTCACACAAGGATTTAATAGACGAGGTTTTACCATATTAA
- a CDS encoding 50S ribosomal protein L13: protein MIYIDASNHIYGRLSSYVAKKLLNGESITIVNASKVVITGRKEFIIDKFNNLRNTGSIRKGPYYPKTADRILKRSIGDMLPKKKTHGMEALKRCMVYANVPKSLENKNFERIESAMNKKVTGFITLGEISKILGETYE from the coding sequence ATGATATATATAGACGCTTCAAATCATATTTATGGAAGGTTATCATCATACGTTGCCAAAAAATTATTGAATGGTGAGTCAATAACAATTGTAAACGCATCGAAGGTTGTAATAACAGGCAGAAAAGAATTCATAATAGATAAATTCAATAATTTAAGAAACACAGGAAGTATCAGAAAGGGACCTTACTATCCAAAGACGGCAGACAGAATACTTAAAAGATCAATAGGAGACATGCTTCCTAAAAAGAAAACCCATGGAATGGAGGCATTAAAGCGCTGCATGGTTTATGCAAATGTACCAAAATCACTTGAAAACAAGAATTTTGAAAGAATTGAATCGGCAATGAATAAAAAGGTAACAGGCTTTATCACATTGGGAGAGATCTCAAAGATACTGGGTGAGACCTATGAGTGA
- a CDS encoding glycosyltransferase — MIYTCLKKKDNETIARKLDILYLKRIINKYKNLNILSISNETTMNLIDAGFNEDKITTVYNYIDPIFSKRNIKKIENSILTVGDDWWKNSEKIDKIVHGKYYHIHVGRNRADLNYVDVTPEEMVNIYNQAEVLVRMNKFEGFGYPPLESLFCGTPVVASDLGIYHETLNDSAIFSGFDDLIKNIEIAMDQRDKLLSNFEKIKDRYTIETYKKKMSEFYSNLL; from the coding sequence ATGATTTATACATGTTTGAAAAAAAAGGATAATGAAACCATTGCAAGAAAACTTGATATATTATATCTAAAAAGAATAATAAATAAATATAAAAATTTGAATATATTATCAATCTCAAATGAAACAACAATGAATTTAATAGATGCAGGTTTCAATGAGGATAAAATAACAACGGTATACAATTACATAGATCCAATATTTTCAAAGAGAAATATCAAAAAGATTGAAAACTCAATTCTTACAGTAGGCGATGACTGGTGGAAGAATTCAGAGAAAATAGATAAAATTGTTCATGGGAAATACTATCATATACATGTTGGAAGAAATAGGGCTGATTTAAATTATGTCGATGTCACCCCGGAGGAAATGGTAAATATTTACAATCAGGCTGAGGTTCTTGTAAGAATGAATAAATTTGAGGGTTTTGGCTATCCACCCCTGGAGTCTTTATTCTGCGGTACACCGGTTGTGGCATCTGATCTAGGTATTTACCATGAGACATTAAATGATTCTGCCATTTTCTCAGGTTTTGATGATTTAATAAAAAATATAGAGATTGCAATGGATCAAAGAGATAAACTATTATCAAACTTTGAAAAGATAAAGGATAGATACACAATTGAAACATATAAAAAGAAGATGTCAGAATTCTATAGTAATTTATTATGA